The Euphorbia lathyris chromosome 4, ddEupLath1.1, whole genome shotgun sequence genomic interval CTTATTCCTAAATGTGACCAACCTATGTCGATGAAAGACCTGAGGCCTAGTTCCCTTTGAATGATACAATGtggtaaataaaattatttctaaGGTGTTAGCTAATAGATTGAAAGGACTTCCCCCGAGTATTGTGTCTGAAAATCAATTTGCTTTCATTATGGGGAGGTCTATTCATGATAATGTCCTTATTGCATTTGATGTCATTTATAGTATGAGGAGGAATGTGGGTAGGAAGAGATGGGGTGGCCCTCAAAATTGATATTAGCAAGGCATATGATAGAGTTAACTGGGATTATCTGGCTACTATGTCAGTAAAATTGGGTTTTTATGATGTTTAGATTAAATATATCATGTTGTGTGTCACATCTGTTAAGTACTCGATAAAAGTGAATGATATAATTGTCGGCCTATTCTCTCCTCAAAGGGGGTTATGACAAGGATACCCCATGTCCCCGTATCTTTGCCTGTTATGTGTTGAATGGCTATCTGCTCTAATTTCTGATGTGGAGATGGGAAGGATACATGTAGTTAGGGTGTGCAGGAGGGCTCCTTTAGTGTCACACTTattgtaacatccctaaaaccctaacatacgagtcttcccacattcatatatgttttcatgattgaatacatacattttagattcatctcattgtcattagaagtttcgtatgcataatgcgattaccgtgtGATTGGTGAGATGTAACAATTGGTTAGTGAGAGTTAATTGAGTTAgaacttaaatgaatgaatacaTATGaccttaattgattaaattacaCTCTTGAAGGGTTGAAATTGaagtttgtgagcaagcacctcACTAAGCATGAGGTGTCACCCATACTAAGACAAATTACACATCTTCATCTTTAAAAGGATATACAAGACTCCATCCTTATCATTTTCAGCCATATTTTTAAAGAGAGATGCAACAAACCTTCATATTTTCATACCCTAAACccctccaaagaaaactcttccattttcttccattttcaagccaaacaagtcaagttaggaagcatagtAGGTGAAAGACACCAATTGAAGGTTAGTATGATGTTTTAGCAtcttttctatgagtttgagattctgaaatacctaagTATGAtgataggatttgttgtggatgagttatgattgagtttgttgagttttggtattgtttaaattaatggaagatatgtatcaagtgtcCTAAATAGAAATATAGGGTATTGCTTTTAGTCATCTATAAGTAACTTTATTGTCATCTATTTAGTATAATGGTACTTTACCCATTTTGAATGGAAGGTATTCTTtccacttttggattttatgcCTTTTTCTTTAGCCTATACCCTTTATAATATTGCCTCTATTGTTTATCAATTATTTGATGGTCTGCTTGTTTACATGCTGATGTTATTTGTGTttgttcagttttttttttagagttGTAATAGTTGATTATCAAGCtatcaattatcatcaaaataaCCCAACAACCaattgtttgataaaacatgTTCTTAAAAAGCATTTGATTGGaagtgaaaaaataaataagagaaAATAAGATCTGAGTGTTTTGGGGTTCGTTAGGGGTGCCAACTTAATTGAGATGCTTGACAATCACTATTTTTTCTAGATATAATCTTCAACCtttaaggatttttttttttaatttgtatatGAAAAGGCTCAAATTTATTATCTCGCCCGGGCCTACAAAAGGTGAGAAACGACCTTGGTCAAAAGATAGAAGTTTTGAAACTCGATAAGAGAACTGAAGAAATCGAAAAATCAAtgaaaagttgagaaagaaacACAAAGCAGTTTGTCTTTTAACTTGCATTATTATTCAACATCGtataatttaaactaaatttgAAATGCAAAAGTTGCAAAAGTTGCAAATTTTGTTGAATTTATATTTGTTATTGGTTTTTAAATTTCAGACCAATAATTTAGACAGGCCTACCGGCTTTATAACGACCtccaattttaaaaataaaaacttactGGATGTCCATGAAGCCTTTTTCCTTTCCGGATTTTGGTGTCAAGATGTTTTAGGtcggttttttgaaaataaaaaaaaaattaagaggatttgagaattttggatgaaaattatgagaagggcaaaaatatcaaaaggtacggtgataaataatttaaatgcgGTAAATAACAGTTCATTATGTTTTTAGGTAAATAATAAGATTTGAAGTGAATATAAATTGTTATTATATAGAATTAAAGTTGAGGTTGAATCATCAAAATTCAAAACATTTCACCTAAAGAATTAGGCTTAAAAAAACCTTAAAACGGCATAGCTTGATGTGTAATTATGTCTATGCTGATGCTGGCTGGCTGGCTCTCAGTTGTACCGAGGAGTGTTTTAAGATAAAGAAAGAAAGGTttgctttttttattatttttatttttggtacttAACAAAGAAAGAAAGGTAATCTGTGTGTTTTACCTGACCTTTGGGAGTGGGTATACAAGAAAGGTTAACAACTTGTTCTTTCTTTCCTCCTCAAGCTACTGCTTTATATTCAATCTTCGATTCCCCGTAATATTCGTTTTTGTCCGTGTTTTCCCTAATAAAAAAGCAGCAAACATCTTTGATCGTTAATTATACTTTGGAGCTAGGCCTATGATGACGCGTTGGGTGTCAAAGGTTGTTAATTGGCATTTGGGATTCAGGAATTCCAGTTTCTCTCTCGTAAGTCTACTTGTTTCACCTTCACAAGGATATTTTCATTTGAATTCTTCCTAATTAGACATGTACTCAATGGTCTCGATTCATTTCTATTTCTCTATTGATTTTTGTATATGGGTTATGGTGGAAGAACCAGTAGGGATTTCATAATATCTTCTCACTTTCTTCTTTTGTCTTCATGTACAAttcttttataaatatattttcaacTTAGATTTATTGTGTTTGTGTTTGTTCGTACAAGAAAGTTTTCAATTGCTTTTTTCTGTGTTGGGCTAATTGAAACTACTTAGGAATTAAGGAATTTCTCAAGGGTCAGTTTAGTCGATTGTTAGAATGATTAGAAAGTAGTCTGCAGTTCTGTAcagtttttttctttctttcatagTTTATCATTGTTGTGTTAGAGTTCTTATGACTAAGCAGGGTTTAGCTTCTAATTTTGTTCTCACTTCCTATGCAGCTTTATTCCGAAATTGGATCTTCTTCTGTATCAGGAAATTCTACCTACCAAAGATTAGATAATGGTCATTTTAatagattagttccaagggcaTATGTAACTTCTTGTGCAAATTTGCCAGAAGATCCACCAAATAGTAATCCTCTTTCAGATATGCTAATTGATACATTTGGAAGGATGCATACTTACTTGAGGATCTCATTGACAGAGCGCTGCAATTTGCGTTGCCAGTATTGTATGCCAGATGAAGGTGTGGAGCTCACTCCTAACCCTCAATTACTTTCACAGAATGAGATTATCCGTTTGGCAAATCTATTTGTCAGTTCTGGTGTTGATAAAATTCGTTTGACTGGCGGTGAGCCAACCATAAGGAAAGATATTGAAGAGATATGCTTACAGCTGTCTAACTTGAAAGGACTGAAGACATTGGCAATGACAACAAATGGAATTACACTTGCCAGAAAACTCCCGAAACTGAAGGAATGCGGCCTTACTAATCTAAATATCAGCTTAGATACATTGATCTCAGCTAAGtttgaatttatgaccagacgTAAAGGACATGAAAGAGTTATGGAGTCAATTAATGCTGCTATAGACTGTGGTTACAATCCTGTAAAAGTATGCGCCTTTGTTATTTTCTGCATTTCCTTCTCTTCCTATAATGCTTCTTCAAATTTTATCTTTTCTAGTCAATATGTTAATTTCTGTTGCAATGATAACATGGTCATGTTGTTTTGGTTCctactaaagttataaattcTTTACTCGCTGGTTTGTTGATAGGTGAATTGCGTTGTAATGCGAGGGTTCAACGATGACGAGATCTGTGATTTTGTAGAATTGACACGCAACAAACCAATAAATATTCGATTCATTGAATTCATGCCTTTTGATGGAAATGTTTGGAACTTCAAGAAACTTGTTCCCTACTCAGAAATGTTAGATAGAGTGGTAAGGTACAACTCTGACAGGTAATCTTGTATGGAGATTTATGAATAAATCTTCTTCATAAGTTGTAGTGTTAACACCACCTTCTAAATGTACAGGCAAAGAAGTTTGATAACCTAAAGAGACTCCAAGATCACCCAACAGATACAGCTAAGAACTTCAAGATAGATGGTCATCTTGGTACTGTTTCTTTTATAACATCAATGACCGAGCATTTTTGTGCTGGTTGCAATAGATTGAGACTTCTAGCTGATGGCAACTTGAAAGTATGCCTGTTTGGTCCTTCAGAGGTAAACTGTCTGTTAGCATGGTTTATGTTGATTAATTTGATCTTGCTTTTCTACAACTATGTGGTTCCTATTGTTGTTTTTTCTTTGCAGGTTAGTTTAAGAGACCCCCTTCGTTGCGGTGCTGATGAAGATGGGCTTCGGAAAATAATAGGAGCAGCGGTATGCAGTTTGCACTCTTTGCAATACAGTAATTATAGGATTCTGATTATTAGTGATACAGACATTTGCCTTGTTTGGTGGTTGGATAATCTCATGTtgcttataaattataattggtTTAGGAGACATTTGCCttgtttttaaaacattatgtTGCATTGCATCCTTCAGGTGAAGAGGAAAAAAGCTTCACATGCTGGAATGTTTGACATAGCAAAAACAGCAAATAGACCTATGATACATATTGGTGGCTAGGAATTGGTACTTCCCTTCTGTTTACTAATTAATAGTAATAGAAATTCTTGCTGTTTCCtgtgaattttatattttagtttttaatctAAATGAAATGAAGACCATTCCCCTATTTTGAAGATTTGAAGTTGAATGCTTTCAGGTGATGATGATGGACAATAATGAGCTGAAGATGAATCtaattcagttttttttttttttttttcgttacTGTAACAATATGGAAAGTACATTGCTGCTGCTGCTTAGTGCTTATCCTCTTCCTAACTGCAACAATCATAATCCATATGTATTTCTTTCAGTGTAAATGTCGTCATAAATGCTGTTGTTTCTCTCAGAAAAATATGATAATATTTCCTTACTTTTAATTATAATCACTATGCTATGATTCCGACTCAAAGTGTATGTGTTCTGCTACTTTAGTGTTCATTATTGTGTATGCATCCTATTTTCATGTAATACAGTCATATTATTTAGGATaattccttaaaaaaaaatactatttttgaaaataaattcgaAAAAAAGATGTTGGGTTAATATATTTTTGCCCTAAATCATACGCAGCCCCTTAACTTGTCACTTTTGGTCATTTTGCCTCATGAACTTACGTGACGACCTATTTACTCCTTTAAAAGATTTTAAATGTTGGGTTGAACTGAAGGGAGCAGATCCGAACAATCTTTACATTCAAGGGTTTCCATTTACTACAAAAAGGAATGCTGATGCGCTCCGAGCTGACGTTCAAGGGCTCACTAAGAGATAAGTGTACCTATtggtatcaagtaataatctggacaagtccaggtatcgaatccacatgatttataccGCAAGTATCAAACTACTAGACTTCTAATGTTATTTAGACGGTGGAAAATTGGATTTGAGTTTtgtaattaagttattctattCCTAAGGTGATCTTAAGCCAGACAATTAATCAAGTGAGGGAATGGAATGATACAATAATGTAAGAATCAACCTAATCTaaacaattaatcaattaatcaattacctaTTCTGAGTTATTTAAGCCTAAGGCAATTAAACCTACTTATCCTTTAAGGGTCCCTAGCACGCTATTCCTTTGTTACAGGTCGTAGCTAGCTTTAAGGTTCAGGAATTTGGGTCTTATCAACTATGAAGTTGTCAAATTCATAGGCCTTTGATTATAGACAATCAATAATGAAACTTATATTAAAGATGGAAAAACAATTGTCACAGATACAACCAATCCCGAATTCATAGGAAGGATCTAAAGTCAACAGAGAAACTAATTGAGAATAGAAATCCCTTTTTAGGAACCTGTCGACTAAAGCAGTCGTCTTTCTAGGACTGGAGGATGGAACTTGAGAATCCTTGGAACTGGAGACGAAGGAAACCTTGGTGCTTCAATGACAGATGGAGGATTTTGGGATGATTTCTCAAGGTAGGAGAAGACTAATTACACAGGCAAAAGatgaaaattataattgatAGAGAAGTCTGTTTATAGACTGAAAATAGACTTATGAACTGAAAGTTAACGTTACATTCAAATGTGGAAGAATAAAATATGAAATCCCCGAAATATCAGGAGTGAGAATCAGTCTTTTTAGACTAATTCTCGGGCTCGGCTCCCGGCTCACCGAGCTGGGCCTTGCAGCGGCCAACTCGCCGAGTTGACAACCAGGGGTCCTGAAATGCGATTTCGACGTATGACGACCTTGCCCTTCTCGCATTCGACCTGCAAAACGACTAAACTCTAACAAACATTAGTCCAATGGTCGAATTAATCCACCAAACTTTGGAATTAAGTGCCAAACTATTTCATAGTGACATTTGGTGAACCAATTTAGCCAAAAATATTAAAGGAAATCTTAGGTGCGTGTTAACTTGACATTATTTAACCAAAAAATGACTAAAAAGACATAAAAAGTGATAAAAGTGCTAAAATGAAagtgaaaactaaataaatgacataagtgaaataaaatgCAGGAaattactatttatttattaaagtaaAGTAAAACCATCCTAAAAACCATATCAAAAGATAGAgatttttgacccctatcaaacctcctcgaacctaaaactttacttgtgcccaagtaaactaaaaactaaacctgtAATCGACTAGCCAAACTAGAAAAACCTTCCAgttttgactaggtgcttgacacaaacACAAGCAGCTGTAATTGCATATATTTGGAAACAAAAAAATAGAGACACAATGTCCAAAAGTCTCATTTCAATTAGCACATATCATACTTTTAAGAAAAGGATACATGTTAATTAAACGAGCTTAGGGGAAAACCAATAAAATACCTCACCAATGGTCACTCAATCACACATAAAAGTTTAGGTGGCTCAAGTGTTTACTCCCAGCTTTTGTTCCTGCTTAAAGTTATGGTGAATTTGCACGTTTATCCGAGTACCTCAACTTTGCTACTTGACTCCAACAATATCAAAAACAGTCTCAAGATTGAGTTGTAATGTTGTTAAGGTTGAAGGTAGGTTAATGAGGTTTAAGAACTGGGTTAGGAATTTAGCACCAAAATAACAAAGGTGGTATAGGTGATATTTAGCAAATATAAAGGGAACAagctttttattaaaataacatagaatttttttcttatagaattttttttctttttctttctctttctcttttttttgtaTGACCAAAGGTTGATCATAATTATGTTTGGGGGAATTCAAATGAtgttttttccgttttttggaGTGTAGATCGAACATTTGGTCTTTTATTGAAACATGTCTGCTCGTTTCACCTTTTACCATTTTAAATTGCTCTTAAAAGGATGCCATAAACAACAGGTGATAAAACAAACTTATTGAAAGTTTGCAATGGTTTATGTgagaaagaaaaactaaaaaatataaaaatttaggttcaaaggggtttcctaaagttaatgaaaacgaaaaaaaacaagaataaaagtaaaaagggttaattctacaGAGACTCTTTCATCGTTAATTCTACAAAGACTGTTTCGGCGCTATGAGGCACACAAAAGAAACTTAAGAGTATCTAAATATCTTAATCGTCGTGGGTTAGAACAACCAAAACAAAAGGTGCAGGAGTTTTCGCTGAAGGAAGAGGTGTTGAGTCTCATCAAGGGAGAGTTTCGACAAACAATAAAGGATGAGGGATTTGAGACTAAAGGTTCGGCAGCAATAGAGATCAAAActgttggggtttggtgtccaatagtcaattgttgcaggtgTGGACACCGAGTCgaaggacctgtgacgaaaacctgaaaacaagacggttgaaacaattgattccggaagttttgaaaaacaaaaaatatataaagaataataagtacataataaagaagaaagagttacggcgggtcgctgttgttgatcggatggctcgcgaatgtttagcggcatggtgcgagtgcttagcggcggccggcgcgcgttcgacgacagtcggacgcccgctcgacgacgcaaagcgcgcgctcgacgtccgtcggacgcacgcatccaaccacgaaTGGCACGTGCTCGGCATCCGAGCGATGCGCGGGCCCGGCTgcacggaacgcgcgctcgtcggccacgaggcgtgtgcgcccggcagcgcgggacgcacgttcggcggccacgacgcgtggacgcccgacggcacggaacgcgagctcgacggccgtgggacgtgcgcgcccgacggcgcgagacgcgccccggcggccgttgggcgagcgcccaaccacgtcgggcggacgcccaaccttgcgttgggcgctcgcccaacgctgttgggcgatcgcccaacaaatgttgggcggccgcccaacatgccatgggcggccgcccaacccccttgggcgacgcccgattttacttgAGCATCGCCCATttttccggggatccgtttgcctataaaaggcacggatccccatgcatttggaagGAGGAgaatttttggaactttctcactctaaacatttttagagagagaaagtcatttttttggagaaaatattttttttcccaaaaaaatccaaattttcccaaagttaaatttttactaaaaaacacaaaaaactggaaaatcacgactcgtggaatcaatcggtttcgactgtcagataccgaacttgaggtattatccgaggactagactcgttttattttatttaatttatttcttttcctttatttatttttatgttatagtttttatttat includes:
- the LOC136227923 gene encoding GTP 3',8-cyclase, mitochondrial, which encodes MMTRWVSKVVNWHLGFRNSSFSLLYSEIGSSSVSGNSTYQRLDNGHFNRLVPRAYVTSCANLPEDPPNSNPLSDMLIDTFGRMHTYLRISLTERCNLRCQYCMPDEGVELTPNPQLLSQNEIIRLANLFVSSGVDKIRLTGGEPTIRKDIEEICLQLSNLKGLKTLAMTTNGITLARKLPKLKECGLTNLNISLDTLISAKFEFMTRRKGHERVMESINAAIDCGYNPVKVNCVVMRGFNDDEICDFVELTRNKPINIRFIEFMPFDGNVWNFKKLVPYSEMLDRVAKKFDNLKRLQDHPTDTAKNFKIDGHLGTVSFITSMTEHFCAGCNRLRLLADGNLKVCLFGPSEVSLRDPLRCGADEDGLRKIIGAAVKRKKASHAGMFDIAKTANRPMIHIGG